In the Leishmania mexicana MHOM/GT/2001/U1103 complete genome, chromosome 31 genome, one interval contains:
- a CDS encoding putative vacuolar proton-ATPase-like protein, translating into MPWRQEHCSGLWRSEDMIRVNIILQREVLYDTMYEVGMLGRVQFLDMNEGITTFARPFTEELRRCEELQRKLHFIEESMRKDADLLDRYPGDVNMSATVEEMRSSLLRGQMHMIDDRIESTVNELTAMLTSLEGFQHEMNQNQEMTLLYYKYRLLVETPSDMTMGNSSFAHQSAAVSSEAFSRLASLFGFIDSKLSEELYRLCYRITRGNAIVEISSEPAMFVDVQTGERNVAKTPFVVLCSSPTMIVRLKKLMIGLGAGVYTLDEVQSRGIELTTSTTAHDVEETIEGVERRKRDVLTQWYEEHRLYKTYLKVEKVVLTAMNMCAMSGSTCTASAWVPLRHEQSLRRALQDAVASANGSVESIVTLHAEQQHPPTFFETNRFTESFQGIVDSYGMARYKEVNPGVFTIITFPYLFGIMYGDIGHGFLLLFIALFFISKEKAWRTAQLNEIVAMVFGGRYLLLLMSLFAIYMGVLYNDFFGFSLNLFSSGYTWAPISEQKGTTYPTMPSGRPSVKPPHVYAMGLDAAWAETDNKLEFYNSVKMKHAVIVGVAQMFAGLFLSLNNSIYEKNWYKIAFLFVPEFVFLLCTFGYMSILIMVKWCRTWENTNKAPSILEIMTNFFLQPGSVPNPLFSGQAGLQVFLLLAASSMVPFMLLGMPYIEMRDYKRWQQRRQVGGSRRRHGGAQRASVATIEASDYTDAFLNEPSASLQPQPANYSGDDSAHRNLMSDDDDASNIFGDDNMHPFGVSSANSEDGATATVIERENEKFEHFDVSELLIHYVIHTIEYVLSSVSNTASYLRLWALSLAHAQLSEVFFSFTVTKTLDIDNNSGFVIAIGVLLWLGATLGVLVGMEALSAFLHALRLHWVEFQNKFYAGDGRAFDPMDLISLNMQN; encoded by the coding sequence ATGCCGTGGCGTCAGGAACATTGCAGCGGCTTGTGGCGGTCGGAGGACATGATCCGCGTCAACATTATCCTTCAGCGAGAGGTTCTGTATGACACCATGTATGAAGTTGGCATGCTGGGCCGCGTGCAGTTCCTCGACATGAACGAGGGGATTACGACGTTTGCCAGGCCGTTCACGgaagagctgcgccgctgcgaggagctgcagcgcaaacTTCACTTCATCGAGGAGTCGATGCGCAAGGACGCGGACTTGCTGGACAGGTACCCCGGGGACGTGAACATGAGCGCCACCGTGGAAGAGATGCGGTCCTCTTTGCTGCGGGGGCAAATGCACATGATTGACGACCGCATCGAGTCGACCGTGAACGAGTTGACCGCAATGCTCACGTCGCTCGAAGGGTTCCAGCACGAGATGAACCAGAACCAGGAGATGACTCTGCTCTACTACAAGTACAGGCTCTTGGTGGAGACACCGTCCGACATGACGATGGGCAACAGCAGCTTCGCCCACCAAAGCGCTGCCGTCAGCTCGGAGGCGTTCTCCCGGCTAGCCAGCCTCTTCGGCTTCATTGACTCAAAACTCAGCGAGGAGCTCTACCGCCTCTGCTACCGCATCACCCGTGGCAACGCCATCGTCGAGATCAGTAGCGAGCCGGCCATGTTCGTCGACGTCCAGACCGGCGAGCGCAACGTGGCCAAGACGCCATTCGTGGTGTTGTGCTCCTCTCCGACGATGATCGTCCGCTTAAAGAAGCTCATGATTGGgctcggcgccggcgtttACACCCTGGACGAGGTGCAGAGTCGCGGCATCGAGCTCACCACATCGACCACCGCCCACGACGTCGAGGAAACCATCGAGGGGGTTGAGCGGCGCAAGCGCGATGTGCTGACGCAGTGGTACGAAGAGCATCGGCTGTACAAGACATACCTAAAGGTGGAGAAGGTGGTGCTGACGGCAATGAACATGTGTGCCATGTCCGGCTCCACCTGCACGGCCTCCGCGTGGGTACCACTGCGTCACGAGCAGTCCCTTCGCCGTGCGCTGCAAGATGCCGTCGCCTCGGCAAACGGCAGCGTCGAGTCCATAGTGACGCTCCACGCCGAGCAGCAACACCCGCCGACGTTTTTCGAGACTAACCGCTTTACCGAGTCGTTCCAGGGAATTGTCGACAGCTACGGCATGGCACGTTACAAGGAGGTGAACCCCGGCGTGTTTACCATCATCACGTTCCCGTACCTGTTCGGCATCATGTACGGCGACATTGGCCACGGCTTTCTGCTGCTCTTCATCGCCCTCTTCTTCATCAGCAAAGAAAAGGCCTGGCGGACGGCGCAGCTCAACGAGATAGTCGCCATGGTGTTCGGTGGGCGCTACCTGTTGCTGCTCATGTCCCTCTTTGCCATCTACATGGGCGTCCTCTACAACGACTTCTTTGGTTTTTCCCTGAACCTCTTTTCCAGCGGTTACACGTGGGCCCCAATCTCGGAGCAGAAGGGCACCACCTACCCGACGATGCCGAGCGGGCGGCCAAGTGTGAAGCCCCCGCACGTTTATGCGATGGGTCTGGATGCGGCATGGGCCGAGACGGACAACAAGCTGGAGTTCTACAACTCTGTGAAGATGAAGCACGCTGTCATTGTCGGCGTGGCGCAGATGTTCGCTggcctctttctctcgctcaaCAACAGCATCTACGAGAAAAACTGGTACAAGATCGCCTTTTTGTTTGTGCCCGAGTTCGTTTTCCTACTGTGCACCTTTGGATACATGTCGATCCTCATCATGGTGAAGTGGTGCCGCACCTGGGAGAACACGAACAAGGCGCCGAGCATTCTGGAGATCATGACGAACTTTTTTCTGCAGCCTGGCTCGGTGCCGAACCCGCTCTTCAGTGGACAGGCCGGGCTGCAGGTGTTCCTGCTCCTCGCGGCTTCTTCGATGGTTCCCTTCATGCTGCTGGGAATGCCATACATCGAGATGCGGGACTAcaagcggtggcagcagcgccgacaagttggtggcagccgccgccgccacggcggagCGCAGCGGGCCAGCGTGGCCACAATCGAAGCCTCCGATTACACGGACGCCTTCTTGAATGAaccgtcggcgtcgctgcagcctcAGCCGGCCAACTACAGCGGTGACGACAGCGCGCACCGCAATTTGAtgagcgacgacgacgacgcatcGAACATCTTCGGTGACGACAACATGCATCCCTTTGGCGTGTCTTCAGCAAACAGTGAAGACGGTGCCACAGCCACGGTGATCGAGCGCGAAAACGAGAAATTCGAGCACTTTGATGTCTCGGAGTTGCTCATCCACTATGTGATTCACACCATCGAGTATGTGCTGAGCAGCGTGTCTAACACCGCCTCGTACCTGCGTCTGTGGGCGTTGTCGCTCGCCCACGCGCAGCTGTCCGAGGTTTTCTTCAGCTTCACGGTTACCAAAACGCTCGACATCGACAACAACTCTGGCTTCGTGATTGCCATTGGGGTGTTGTTATGGCTTGGCGCGACACTCGGTGTGCTGGTGGGCATGGAGGCGCTGTCGGCATTTTTGCATGCCCTGCGTCTGCACTGGGTGGAGTTCCAGAACAAGTTCTACGCCGGCGACGGACGGGCGTTCGACCCGATGGACCTGATAAGCCTTAACATGCAGAACTGA